In Nitrospira sp., one genomic interval encodes:
- a CDS encoding sigma-54-dependent Fis family transcriptional regulator — MRTDGPYDDRIDSELLIIPPMSGSKQKNFTILLVEDNAEDVDMFLRAVEHELPRHEDEQVELVINATAEGALERLRIQSIDLIIADVRLPGMSGIELLQRVQDMQRRIPVLMVSWVHAIETVIDAMRHGAFDYIVKPFETMDLATRIHRAMRMSEILSQTSAEDAPPSHLPFKNLVGVSAPIRNVMAMIDAVAKVPSTTLIIGETGTGKELIAKAIHERSLECDGPFQVVDCTTFSEGTVESELFGHVRGAFTGAVADKTGLIESGRHGTVFLDEIGDLPANLQAKLLRVLEEGEVRAVGSTQQRKVNVRFIAATNQDLAEKVKRNEFRKDLFFRLNVMVIRVPPLRERTEDIPVLARHFITRYAKEFTKHVEDLHPSAVTELVAYPWPGNVRELRNVMERAVMLAKGTRIGLNDVAGMLSVSDRQQESGDEDYLHLPYAKAKEQILEAFNRRYISNKLTIHRGNVTHAAQDAGLPRSYFHEIMRRYVKDEKL; from the coding sequence ATGCGAACGGACGGTCCGTACGACGACCGCATCGATTCCGAACTACTCATCATTCCGCCCATGTCCGGCAGCAAACAGAAAAACTTCACGATCCTGCTGGTCGAGGATAATGCCGAGGACGTGGACATGTTCCTACGCGCCGTCGAACACGAACTCCCCCGCCACGAGGACGAGCAGGTAGAGTTGGTGATCAATGCGACTGCAGAAGGCGCGTTGGAGCGGCTCCGAATACAGTCTATCGACCTCATCATTGCCGACGTTCGCCTGCCGGGAATGAGCGGGATCGAACTCCTGCAACGCGTCCAAGACATGCAGCGGCGCATTCCCGTCCTCATGGTGAGTTGGGTCCATGCCATCGAAACGGTCATCGATGCTATGCGGCACGGGGCCTTCGACTACATCGTCAAACCCTTTGAGACGATGGACCTCGCGACCCGCATCCACCGGGCGATGCGGATGTCGGAAATCCTTTCACAGACTTCCGCGGAGGACGCGCCGCCCTCCCACCTTCCCTTCAAAAACCTTGTCGGGGTGAGCGCGCCGATCCGCAACGTAATGGCCATGATCGATGCCGTCGCAAAGGTCCCTTCCACTACCTTGATCATCGGGGAAACGGGCACTGGAAAAGAACTCATTGCGAAAGCAATTCACGAGCGAAGTCTTGAGTGTGACGGCCCGTTCCAAGTCGTCGACTGCACGACCTTTTCCGAGGGCACGGTGGAGAGTGAATTGTTCGGACATGTCCGGGGAGCCTTCACCGGCGCCGTGGCCGACAAGACCGGCCTCATTGAGTCCGGACGACATGGCACGGTCTTCCTCGATGAAATCGGCGACCTCCCGGCGAACTTACAGGCGAAGCTCTTGCGGGTTCTAGAGGAGGGGGAGGTCCGTGCTGTCGGCAGCACACAGCAACGAAAAGTGAACGTGCGATTTATCGCCGCAACCAACCAAGACCTTGCGGAAAAGGTCAAACGCAACGAGTTTCGGAAGGATCTGTTTTTCCGCCTTAATGTCATGGTCATCCGGGTCCCCCCGCTTCGTGAACGGACGGAAGATATCCCGGTCCTGGCACGGCACTTCATCACGCGGTACGCCAAGGAATTCACCAAGCATGTCGAAGACTTACATCCATCAGCTGTTACAGAGCTGGTGGCCTATCCTTGGCCGGGCAATGTACGGGAACTCCGCAACGTGATGGAACGAGCCGTCATGTTGGCAAAGGGTACGCGCATCGGCCTAAACGATGTGGCAGGCATGCTGTCCGTGTCAGACCGTCAGCAAGAATCCGGCGATGAAGATTATCTCCACCTCCCCTATGCCAAGGCAAAGGAGCAGATCCTAGAGGCCTTCAACCGTCGATACATTTCCAACAAACTCACCATCCATCGCGGCAATGTCACCCATGCCGCCCAGGATGCCGGCCTTCCCCGCTCTTATTTCCACGAAATCATGCGCCGCTACGTCAAAGACGAAAAGCTCTGA
- the sugE gene encoding quaternary ammonium compound efflux SMR transporter SugE, protein MAWTYLIIAGLLEICWAIGLKYTDGFTRLWPSVGTLVAMAASFICLAQALKSIPVGTGYAVWTGIGASGTALLGIVLFAESTSTVKIISLVCIVLGIIGLKGSS, encoded by the coding sequence ATGGCTTGGACCTATCTGATCATCGCAGGACTACTCGAAATTTGTTGGGCTATCGGTTTGAAATACACCGATGGCTTCACGCGACTGTGGCCCTCGGTTGGCACGCTCGTGGCGATGGCGGCGAGTTTCATATGTCTCGCACAAGCCCTCAAGAGCATCCCGGTAGGGACCGGCTATGCTGTCTGGACGGGCATCGGTGCCTCGGGGACCGCCTTGCTGGGCATAGTCCTCTTCGCAGAATCCACCTCCACCGTGAAGATCATCTCACTGGTCTGTATCGTGCTCGGTATTATTGGTCTGAAAGGCAGCTCATAA
- a CDS encoding efflux RND transporter permease subunit, with protein sequence MLSSFLAFALRQRVLVVVLACILTAGGIYAFRTIAIDAFPDVTTVLVQVVTKVPGLSPAEVERFVTFPMELQLMGAPGLTDIRSFSKVGLSMITVVFKDDIDIYLARQVVLERILEVQSSLPPGTTSQLVPNTTGLGEVYQFYLEGPHDNDPGFVMTETDLMERRTLEDWVIRPLLKGLPDVVDVNSLGGFVKQYQVMVEPGLLRKYGLALHDVFDAVAKNNANAGGNILEKDDEKYVIRGVGLIKKLEDIEHIVVKEVGGTPVYVRDVAEVRIGHAVRHGAAVINGKHEVVTGIVLMLRGGNARDVVQSIKDKIDEIHEKRMLPDGLRIVPFYDRIELITAALATVYKALLEGIVLVVVILFLFLGNVRSALIVTATLIVTPLVTFIVMDQVGLTANLMSLGGLVIAIGMMVDGSVVVVENVYRHLAEQRDDHYNKTEVILHAVAEVGQPVIFGILIIILVFLPILTLQGMEGKMFQPLANTIIIALVVSLVLSLTLSPVLCALALKRGTEEDTFLLRWAKRVYLPTLQWAMGHRITVLALALGLLGSSLALFPFLGGEFIPILNEAAISPQTIRYPSIALDKSIEIEKEMQRAVLEFPEVRMVVSKIGRSEMGNDPQEPNASDPVVSLHPMDQWTTAKTKAGLDDAVRKRIEKVPGANFLLSQPIQQRVDELLSGVRSEATIKILGDDLEVLRATAEKVQAIMTSVKGVGDVRVEQLFGQTYLTIDIDRGKISRYGINVAHIQEIITTAIGQEAATTVYEGNKRFDLTFRYPEKYRNSVETIRNILLTTANGALIPLGDLATVELREGPSLISREGLQRRIYVGFNTLGRDIESVVAEAQAKIAKQIHLPSGYHFVWGGSFENMQRAMARLKIILPITIGLIFILLFASFNSVRHAALIIMNLPFAMIGGIIALWLTGEYLSVPASVGFINLFGVAVLNGIVLVSYFNKLREDGLQCDEAVIKGCTLRLRPVLMTALVALLGLIPLAFAHGIGSEVQRPLAVVVIGGLVSSTLLTLVVLPVLYRWFNQDQSIAPQAPHS encoded by the coding sequence ATGTTATCCTCCTTCCTGGCCTTTGCTCTCCGCCAACGTGTCCTGGTCGTGGTGCTGGCGTGCATCCTCACCGCCGGCGGCATCTACGCCTTCCGCACGATCGCCATCGACGCCTTCCCCGATGTCACCACGGTGCTCGTCCAAGTAGTGACCAAGGTACCCGGGCTGTCTCCGGCCGAGGTGGAACGGTTCGTGACCTTCCCCATGGAACTGCAGTTGATGGGCGCCCCCGGCCTCACCGACATCCGCTCATTCTCGAAAGTCGGCCTGTCGATGATAACCGTCGTCTTCAAGGACGACATCGACATCTATTTGGCTCGACAGGTGGTGCTCGAACGGATACTCGAAGTCCAAAGCTCCCTGCCGCCGGGCACCACGTCACAATTGGTGCCGAATACGACCGGGCTGGGCGAGGTCTATCAATTCTACCTGGAAGGGCCGCACGACAACGACCCCGGCTTCGTCATGACCGAGACGGACTTGATGGAACGGCGGACGCTGGAGGACTGGGTGATCAGGCCGCTGTTGAAAGGGCTGCCCGATGTGGTGGACGTCAACTCGCTGGGAGGATTCGTCAAGCAGTATCAGGTGATGGTCGAGCCAGGCTTGCTTCGAAAATATGGTCTGGCGTTGCACGATGTCTTTGATGCCGTGGCGAAGAACAACGCCAATGCCGGCGGGAACATCCTGGAGAAAGACGACGAAAAATATGTGATTCGCGGCGTCGGCTTGATCAAAAAGCTGGAGGACATCGAACACATCGTCGTCAAGGAAGTGGGCGGCACGCCGGTGTACGTCCGGGATGTGGCGGAGGTGCGGATCGGGCACGCCGTCCGACACGGCGCCGCCGTGATCAACGGCAAGCACGAAGTGGTCACCGGCATTGTCCTCATGTTGCGCGGCGGCAATGCCCGGGACGTCGTCCAATCCATCAAGGACAAGATCGACGAGATCCATGAAAAGCGCATGCTGCCCGACGGGTTACGCATCGTGCCCTTTTACGACCGGATCGAGCTGATTACTGCGGCGCTCGCCACCGTCTATAAGGCCCTGCTCGAAGGTATCGTGCTGGTCGTCGTGATCCTCTTCCTGTTCCTCGGAAACGTGCGAAGCGCGCTCATCGTGACCGCCACCTTAATCGTGACGCCGCTGGTCACCTTCATCGTCATGGATCAAGTCGGGTTGACGGCCAATCTGATGTCGCTCGGCGGGCTGGTTATCGCGATCGGCATGATGGTCGACGGCTCGGTCGTCGTGGTGGAAAACGTCTATCGGCACTTAGCCGAGCAACGCGATGATCATTACAACAAGACCGAGGTCATCCTCCATGCCGTCGCGGAAGTCGGCCAACCCGTGATCTTCGGCATCCTGATCATCATCCTCGTCTTTCTGCCCATTCTGACGCTACAGGGCATGGAAGGGAAAATGTTTCAACCGCTGGCCAACACGATCATCATCGCGCTGGTGGTGTCCCTAGTTCTGTCCCTCACCCTCTCGCCCGTCCTTTGTGCGCTCGCCCTGAAACGCGGAACCGAAGAGGATACCTTTCTGCTCCGCTGGGCCAAACGGGTCTACCTCCCGACATTGCAGTGGGCCATGGGACATCGCATCACAGTGCTGGCGCTCGCGCTGGGTCTCCTGGGATCCAGCCTGGCGCTGTTCCCCTTTCTTGGAGGTGAATTCATCCCTATTCTCAATGAAGCGGCCATTTCGCCCCAAACCATTCGTTATCCCAGCATTGCATTAGACAAATCGATCGAAATTGAAAAGGAAATGCAGCGGGCCGTGCTGGAGTTTCCCGAAGTACGCATGGTGGTGTCAAAAATCGGCCGCTCGGAGATGGGAAACGATCCTCAGGAGCCGAATGCCAGCGACCCGGTCGTGAGTCTGCATCCGATGGACCAATGGACCACCGCCAAAACCAAAGCCGGACTCGACGATGCCGTCCGTAAACGTATCGAAAAGGTGCCGGGCGCCAACTTCCTGCTGAGCCAGCCGATCCAACAGCGCGTGGATGAACTGCTGTCCGGGGTCCGTTCCGAGGCGACCATCAAAATTTTGGGAGACGATTTGGAGGTGTTACGAGCCACGGCGGAAAAGGTTCAAGCCATCATGACTTCCGTCAAGGGGGTAGGTGATGTGCGGGTGGAGCAGCTCTTCGGTCAGACGTACCTGACCATCGACATCGACCGTGGCAAGATTTCCCGATATGGCATCAACGTGGCACATATTCAAGAGATCATTACGACGGCGATCGGCCAAGAAGCGGCAACCACCGTCTATGAAGGCAACAAGCGATTCGATCTGACGTTCCGATATCCGGAGAAATATCGCAACAGCGTCGAAACCATTCGGAACATCCTTCTGACCACAGCCAACGGCGCACTGATTCCTCTCGGCGACCTTGCGACAGTGGAACTGCGGGAAGGCCCGTCATTGATCAGCCGCGAGGGGTTGCAGCGCCGGATCTATGTCGGCTTCAACACTCTCGGACGAGACATCGAAAGCGTCGTCGCGGAAGCCCAAGCCAAAATTGCAAAGCAGATCCATCTTCCGTCCGGTTATCACTTTGTCTGGGGTGGCTCCTTTGAAAACATGCAGCGCGCGATGGCACGACTGAAAATCATCCTGCCGATTACGATCGGCCTGATCTTCATCCTATTGTTCGCTTCGTTCAACTCCGTCCGCCACGCAGCACTGATCATCATGAATCTGCCATTCGCCATGATCGGCGGCATCATCGCTTTATGGTTAACGGGAGAGTATTTGAGCGTACCCGCCTCGGTAGGCTTTATCAACCTGTTCGGTGTCGCGGTGCTCAACGGCATCGTGCTGGTCTCTTACTTCAACAAATTGCGCGAAGACGGCCTTCAGTGCGACGAGGCCGTGATCAAAGGTTGCACGCTCCGTCTCCGACCGGTCCTTATGACTGCCTTAGTCGCCCTACTCGGCCTGATCCCGCTGGCATTTGCCCATGGGATTGGATCGGAGGTACAGCGTCCCCTTGCTGTGGTCGTCATCGGAGGTTTGGTCAGTTCCACGCTTCTGACGTTGGTCGTCCTGCCGGTACTGTATAGGTGGTTCAACCAGGACCAATCAATCGCTCCTCAAGCTCCCCATTCCTAA
- a CDS encoding efflux RND transporter periplasmic adaptor subunit gives MSALTALLGATFACLSAGCDGPPSNATGANAPTPVVDKSVVRLTADEIQTSGILVQPVRRAEFRTTRDFPGTIEPNEHALAEITTLVRGRVIDVYADLGREVKGGNLLALLYSSELGMAQSAYLKATAKLNVADRAFRRAELLLKEKVIGLAELQRREGEMLSLRAELREARDRLLLLGLTDDDLRNLDRNHTIRSHVPVVAPFDGRVIARNLTKGEVVETAEKLFVVADLSDVWVTAVIPEKDIPYIRPDQTGSEQSVEVLVAAYPGQVFKGRITYVGDVLDPATRTMRLRLELPNPERKLKPAMYATVRVYSEPEPNVLLIPEAAVQRDRDRQFVFVQREPTVFEARDVKLGSSNGQDVKVQDGLLEGETIVTNGAFVLKSELLGEQI, from the coding sequence ATGTCTGCTCTCACGGCACTCCTAGGCGCCACCTTCGCTTGTCTCTCCGCGGGATGCGACGGTCCGCCCTCAAACGCAACCGGCGCCAACGCCCCCACGCCCGTCGTCGACAAAAGCGTGGTGCGCCTGACCGCCGATGAAATCCAGACCTCCGGCATTCTCGTACAGCCGGTCAGGCGGGCTGAGTTCCGCACCACCCGTGATTTTCCAGGCACCATCGAGCCCAACGAACATGCCTTGGCGGAAATCACGACATTGGTTCGCGGTCGAGTGATTGACGTCTACGCCGACCTTGGCAGGGAAGTGAAAGGGGGCAACTTGCTGGCCCTGCTCTACAGCAGCGAACTGGGTATGGCTCAATCCGCCTACTTAAAAGCCACGGCGAAACTCAATGTGGCCGACCGCGCATTCCGCCGAGCGGAATTGCTCCTGAAGGAGAAAGTGATCGGCTTAGCCGAATTGCAGCGACGTGAGGGGGAAATGCTCAGCCTGAGGGCCGAGCTGCGAGAAGCCCGGGACCGTCTCCTGCTCCTTGGGCTCACCGACGACGATTTACGTAATTTGGATCGCAACCATACGATTCGTTCGCATGTGCCGGTGGTGGCACCGTTCGATGGCCGGGTGATCGCCCGTAACTTGACCAAGGGAGAAGTCGTCGAGACGGCGGAAAAGCTGTTCGTGGTCGCGGATCTGTCCGATGTCTGGGTCACCGCCGTTATTCCCGAGAAGGACATTCCCTACATTCGCCCCGACCAAACAGGGAGCGAACAATCCGTAGAGGTTCTGGTGGCCGCCTATCCCGGACAGGTGTTCAAGGGGCGCATTACGTATGTGGGCGACGTGCTCGATCCTGCAACCAGGACCATGCGTTTGAGATTAGAACTTCCGAATCCCGAGCGCAAACTCAAACCCGCCATGTATGCCACGGTGCGCGTCTATTCCGAGCCGGAACCGAATGTCTTGCTCATCCCCGAGGCCGCCGTTCAACGAGACCGAGATCGACAGTTTGTCTTCGTCCAGCGTGAACCGACCGTCTTCGAAGCCCGCGACGTGAAGCTGGGCAGTTCGAACGGCCAGGACGTCAAGGTCCAGGACGGTCTGCTGGAAGGCGAGACGATTGTCACGAACGGTGCATTCGTCCTGAAGTCCGAATTGCTCGGGGAACAAATCTAG
- a CDS encoding TolC family protein has translation MSPIRALPAAGLLSIVLHAGLSLHPLPALAAPPTAMPPAAATPSGPSEPLYSLESVLSLALAKNPTVASAESTIEQSRGHEVAAYTYPNPSISANSGRGRMRDLGLFDPAVRETVTEFNLSVGQPIEWPSKRAARQRATEAGVASASAGLAETRLNLIADVKVAFYDLLLAQRTLILAQQNLATVEDVDKAVRTRVRLGESPQFEAIRSGVEVLKANQLVTRAANRVRVNRVMLDTLTAGSLGSAYAIEGQLHRLGPSFGIDILTQRAVTEHPTITRLAKFVEQADHSLEFERQARVPNITIGGSYWREVGREAFTGGVSFPTPVWDRRQGEIISAFGSKRKGEAEFLRARNELIRNVNQHFQDAKTTADMIEVYEKGMLKQADEALRIAKFSFQQGASSLIEVLDAQRVQRQILLDYAQAQFDLSVALALLERAVGGPL, from the coding sequence GTGTCCCCGATCCGGGCTCTCCCCGCCGCAGGACTCCTCTCGATCGTACTCCACGCGGGCTTGTCGTTGCACCCGCTGCCGGCATTGGCTGCGCCCCCGACGGCTATGCCACCGGCCGCTGCAACCCCATCGGGGCCGTCTGAGCCCCTGTATTCGCTGGAGTCCGTACTCAGTCTGGCCCTCGCCAAGAATCCGACCGTAGCCAGCGCGGAGAGCACGATTGAGCAGAGCCGAGGGCATGAGGTAGCAGCCTATACCTATCCCAATCCATCCATCAGCGCGAACAGCGGCAGGGGCCGGATGCGAGACCTCGGGTTGTTTGACCCGGCTGTCCGAGAAACCGTGACGGAATTCAATCTCTCCGTCGGTCAACCAATCGAATGGCCGTCGAAGCGGGCGGCCCGACAACGTGCGACCGAGGCCGGAGTGGCCAGCGCCTCGGCCGGCTTGGCGGAGACCCGCTTGAATCTAATCGCCGACGTCAAGGTGGCCTTTTATGACCTCCTGCTCGCTCAGCGCACACTGATTCTCGCGCAACAAAACCTGGCGACCGTGGAAGACGTGGACAAGGCAGTGCGAACCAGGGTACGGCTGGGAGAAAGTCCGCAATTCGAGGCCATCCGTTCTGGAGTCGAGGTGCTCAAAGCTAACCAGCTGGTGACCAGAGCCGCGAACCGTGTGCGCGTCAACCGGGTCATGCTCGACACCCTGACGGCCGGTTCCCTGGGCTCTGCCTACGCTATCGAGGGACAACTGCATCGCCTGGGCCCAAGCTTCGGCATCGACATTCTGACTCAGCGGGCCGTGACGGAGCATCCGACTATCACACGCCTGGCAAAATTCGTGGAGCAGGCCGATCATAGCCTAGAATTCGAACGCCAGGCGCGGGTGCCGAATATCACCATCGGCGGCAGCTACTGGCGGGAAGTCGGCCGAGAAGCCTTTACCGGCGGCGTCTCCTTTCCCACCCCTGTGTGGGATCGACGGCAGGGCGAAATCATCTCGGCCTTCGGAAGCAAACGCAAAGGGGAAGCCGAATTTCTACGCGCACGGAATGAATTGATCCGCAACGTCAATCAGCACTTTCAAGATGCCAAGACCACGGCCGACATGATCGAGGTCTATGAAAAGGGCATGCTCAAACAGGCGGATGAAGCGCTACGGATCGCGAAGTTCAGTTTTCAACAAGGCGCCTCCAGCCTGATCGAAGTGCTGGACGCGCAACGTGTGCAACGCCAGATTCTGTTAGACTATGCACAGGCCCAATTTGATCTCTCGGTCGCATTGGCGCTCCTGGAACGTGCCGTTGGAGGCCCACTCTAA
- a CDS encoding response regulator transcription factor, whose translation MTTPRVLLADDHTLVLEGFRRIVEQRCQVVGTVEDGRSLLEAAVRLQPDLILLDISMPLLNGIDAARQVKKVLPDVKLVFVTMHADPAYVSEAFKAGAAAYLLKRSAARELDHAIDSVLKGQYFVTSLLTKDLVASLSEGHENLFSQRQDLTPRQREVLQLVAEGRTIKEIAALLNISPKTVEFHKAQIMFHLNLHTTAELTKYALSHGLTST comes from the coding sequence ATGACCACGCCTCGGGTGTTGCTTGCGGACGACCATACACTCGTCCTGGAAGGATTCCGGCGCATCGTGGAGCAGCGCTGCCAGGTCGTGGGCACAGTGGAAGATGGGCGCTCGCTGCTAGAGGCGGCCGTGCGGTTGCAGCCGGATTTGATCCTGCTGGACATCTCCATGCCGCTGCTGAACGGCATCGACGCCGCGCGCCAGGTGAAGAAGGTCTTGCCCGACGTCAAACTCGTTTTTGTCACCATGCACGCCGATCCTGCCTATGTGAGCGAAGCCTTCAAGGCCGGAGCGGCGGCCTATCTCCTCAAACGTTCAGCCGCCCGCGAATTGGACCATGCCATCGATTCCGTTCTGAAAGGGCAGTATTTCGTGACCTCCCTGCTGACCAAGGATCTCGTGGCCTCTCTCTCCGAGGGCCATGAGAATTTGTTTTCCCAGCGCCAGGACCTGACGCCGCGCCAGCGTGAGGTGCTGCAGCTCGTGGCGGAAGGCCGTACCATCAAAGAGATCGCCGCGCTCCTGAATATCTCGCCCAAGACCGTCGAGTTCCATAAAGCCCAAATCATGTTTCACCTCAACCTGCACACCACGGCCGAGTTGACGAAATATGCGCTGTCGCACGGCCTGACATCGACCTAG
- a CDS encoding sensor histidine kinase, translating into MMTDHHNRWILPTLVLLSVGLFALDLFMPLGVANGVLYAGLVLLASASSNPRLPMLTAFLSTLLLIVGAGFGPYLDSIPLWVGVVNRSLSLVIVWMSAVLLRQRHEAEIRLRQAKDELEERVAARTKELADANRSLLNEISEHVATEESLRASEQALAGSRQELQDLAARLLTAQEEERRRISRDLHDDINQRLAMLVVQVESLDANLPPGAERCGKELRSIQDRLTELSDDVRHLAYQFHPSILDDLGLTVALQRLVDDCAARSNLHGRFEGQQAVRPLPQEVSTCLYRIAQECLANVMKHARATEVVVTLSHETDAVTLTVQDNGIGFDLHGVTDSHRGLGLVSMAERVRLVQGTVTIDSAPREGTCLRIRVPHAEVPA; encoded by the coding sequence ATGATGACCGACCATCACAATCGGTGGATCCTGCCGACACTCGTGCTGCTGAGCGTCGGTCTGTTTGCCCTCGATCTTTTCATGCCGCTGGGCGTCGCCAACGGCGTCCTCTACGCCGGGCTGGTGTTGTTGGCGTCAGCGTCATCGAACCCTCGCCTGCCGATGCTGACGGCCTTCCTCTCCACTCTGCTCCTGATTGTCGGAGCAGGATTCGGTCCGTACCTCGACAGCATTCCGCTCTGGGTCGGCGTGGTCAACCGCAGTCTCAGCCTGGTGATCGTCTGGATGTCCGCCGTGTTACTGCGACAACGGCACGAGGCGGAAATTCGTTTGCGCCAGGCCAAGGACGAGCTGGAGGAACGCGTCGCCGCCCGCACCAAGGAATTGGCCGATGCGAACCGGTCGCTGCTCAACGAAATTTCGGAGCATGTGGCGACCGAGGAATCGCTCCGCGCGAGCGAACAGGCACTCGCCGGCAGCCGGCAGGAACTCCAGGATTTGGCCGCCCGCCTGCTTACGGCTCAGGAGGAGGAACGCCGGCGCATCTCTCGGGACCTTCACGACGACATCAACCAACGCTTGGCCATGCTGGTGGTCCAAGTCGAATCATTGGACGCCAATCTTCCCCCCGGCGCGGAGCGGTGCGGCAAGGAGCTGCGTTCGATCCAGGACCGGTTGACCGAACTGTCGGACGACGTCCGGCACCTGGCCTACCAATTTCATCCGTCCATTCTCGACGACTTGGGCCTCACCGTGGCCTTGCAACGCCTGGTCGATGACTGCGCGGCCCGCTCGAATCTTCACGGTCGGTTTGAAGGGCAACAGGCTGTGCGGCCCCTACCGCAGGAGGTGTCAACCTGCCTCTATCGCATCGCCCAGGAGTGTTTAGCCAATGTCATGAAACATGCGCGCGCGACGGAAGTAGTGGTCACATTGTCCCATGAGACCGATGCCGTGACCTTGACGGTGCAGGACAACGGAATCGGTTTCGACCTCCACGGTGTCACCGACAGCCACCGCGGCCTCGGCCTCGTCAGTATGGCGGAACGGGTCCGCCTGGTTCAGGGTACGGTCACCATCGACTCGGCCCCCCGAGAGGGCACATGCCTGCGCATTCGGGTTCCCCACGCGGAGGTTCCGGCATGA
- a CDS encoding sigma-54-dependent Fis family transcriptional regulator: protein MRATIYVTDDEPAIRTAIVKRLSRRQHAVAGFESGEDLVRAVTQHLPDLILLDLKMPGMGGLETLRQIRPIAPQTLVVMLTAYGTVEDAVEAMRLGAYDFLIKSVDLSGLDPVIDRALEFLALRHRVEFSMEDQNSPYALSNIDARSPAMQLLLGQVRDVAQNAKSTVLLQGETGSGKEFLARVIHCNGPRATGPFVAVNCTAIPKELFESELFGYERGAFTGAHQRKRGLLEKAEGGTLFLDEIGDLDQAMQAKLLRVLQERTFRRLGGTEDLSVDFRLMTATNRDLKKEAARGTFREDLYFRLNVVTFELPPLRVRTEDILPLCMQAVLRFGKEFGKEVLDIEPDAQELLQRYNYPGNIRELQNIIERAMILCHDKTLTAGCLPRELHDQAPHIAVAKSAGSQPSLRIEMVLGQQTLADIESALIDEVVRLSDHNKTLAAKHLGLTRFALDRRLKKQMEHE, encoded by the coding sequence ATGCGGGCCACGATCTACGTCACGGATGACGAACCAGCCATACGCACCGCCATCGTCAAGCGCCTCTCGCGGCGCCAACACGCGGTGGCGGGATTCGAATCGGGTGAAGACTTGGTGAGGGCGGTCACCCAACATTTGCCCGATCTCATCCTCCTGGATTTGAAAATGCCCGGCATGGGCGGACTGGAAACACTCCGGCAAATTCGCCCTATCGCTCCACAGACTTTGGTCGTGATGTTGACCGCCTACGGCACTGTGGAAGACGCGGTCGAGGCGATGCGACTCGGCGCCTATGATTTTCTCATCAAGTCGGTCGACCTTTCAGGCCTGGACCCGGTCATCGATCGCGCCCTCGAATTCCTCGCCTTGCGCCATCGGGTGGAATTTTCCATGGAGGACCAGAACAGCCCCTACGCCCTCTCCAACATCGATGCGCGCAGCCCGGCCATGCAACTCCTGCTCGGCCAGGTGCGCGACGTGGCGCAAAACGCCAAATCGACCGTGCTGCTCCAAGGGGAAACGGGCTCCGGTAAGGAATTCCTGGCCCGCGTCATCCACTGTAACGGCCCCCGCGCCACAGGCCCCTTCGTCGCGGTGAACTGCACCGCCATTCCCAAGGAACTGTTTGAAAGCGAGCTGTTCGGTTACGAACGCGGCGCCTTCACCGGCGCCCACCAGCGAAAACGCGGGCTGCTGGAAAAGGCCGAAGGCGGGACCCTGTTCCTCGACGAAATCGGTGATCTGGACCAAGCCATGCAAGCCAAACTGCTGCGCGTCCTGCAGGAGCGCACGTTCCGCCGCTTGGGAGGCACGGAAGACTTGTCGGTCGACTTCCGATTGATGACCGCCACCAACCGCGACCTCAAGAAGGAAGCCGCGCGGGGCACCTTTCGCGAAGACCTCTACTTCCGCCTGAACGTGGTGACCTTCGAGTTGCCGCCGCTCCGCGTGCGCACGGAAGACATCCTGCCGCTCTGCATGCAGGCGGTCCTGCGGTTCGGCAAGGAGTTCGGCAAGGAGGTGCTCGACATCGAGCCCGACGCCCAGGAACTGCTCCAGCGTTATAACTACCCGGGCAACATTCGCGAGCTGCAGAACATCATCGAACGGGCGATGATCCTCTGCCATGATAAGACGCTCACCGCCGGCTGCCTCCCGCGCGAACTCCACGACCAGGCGCCGCACATCGCGGTGGCCAAGTCGGCCGGCTCACAGCCCTCGCTACGCATCGAAATGGTGCTCGGCCAACAGACTCTGGCGGATATCGAATCGGCCCTCATCGATGAGGTTGTGCGGCTCTCGGATCACAACAAGACCTTGGCCGCCAAACACCTGGGCCTGACCCGCTTCGCCTTGGACCGGCGTCTGAAAAAGCAGATGGAGCACGAATAA